AAACAGTACAATAATTTTTTATCACAAAAATCAACAATAACAGGTAAATACGCAAAATTCATACATTATGCATTCAATTTGATAATTTTCTATTATTAATTTGACAAAAAAATATTATAGAGATAAAATTTTCTCAACAGGAGGATTTATATGATAAAACCAATTGTAACCGAAAAAGCTCCGCCCGCAATAGGCCCTTACTCTCAGGCTGTTGAAACCGATACCCTCATCTTTGTATCGGGACAACTTCCGATTAATCCCGCTACTGGCTGCTTTGCGTCTGCCGAGATCAAGGGCCAAACACAACAATCCGTAGAGAATGTAAGACAGGTACTACAGGCACGAGGACTCGATTTGGATCGGGTCGTGAAAACAACGGTATTCTTGAGCGACATGGAAAATTTCACAAGCATGAATGAAGTATATCGAAAGATGTTTGCTCAAGAGCCTGTCCCCGCTCGTTCTGCGGTCGAAGTTTCCCGATTACCAAAAGATGCTTTGGTAGAAATTGAGGCAATTGCTACTAAAAACTAATTTTCATCATATTTTCATTGGAGTTCATTATGGCAATAAAATACTTACCAGAACCGTTTAGAATAAAAATGGTTGAAACAATTAAGATGCTTACCCCCGAAGAACGGGAACAAAGGATTGCTGAAGCAAAATACAACCTCTTCAATCTTAAAGGAAAAGATGTTTATATCGATCTTCTGACCGACAGCGGTACCAATGCAATGAGTCAGGAACAATGGGCCGGCGTCATGAAAGGAGATGAAGCCTATGCCGGAAGTGCCAGCTATTACAAGCTTATCGAGGCAGCCCAGGATATCACCGGTTATGCATACATCCAGCCGGTCCATCAGGGACGGGCAGCTGAAAAGGTTCTTTTCGGTATTCTGATGGGAAAAGGCCAGTTTTCGATTTCCAACATGCATTTTGATACAACTAGAGCGCACGTCGAACTTACCGGAGCGAGGGCCATCGATTGTGTGGTTTCCGATGCTATGGATCCAGCCAAGCGGGCACCATTCAAAGGGAATATGGACGTTGATAAGCTTGAATCACTAATTAAAAAATACGGAGCCGAAAAGGTCGCACTTGTCATCATGACCGTTACCAACAATTCGGCAGGAGGGCAACCCGTATCGATGCAAAACATCCGGGAAACGGCATCGGTTTGCAAGAAATATAATATCAAGTTTTGTATCGATGCAGCACGTTTTGCAGAAAACGCCTTTTTCATCAAGAAGCGGGAAGATGGTTATGGAGATGCTTCGATTAAAGATATAACCAATGAAATGTTCTCCTATGCAGATATGTTTACCATGAGTGCAAAAAAAGATGCCATTGTAAACATGGGGGGCCTCATCGGTATAAAGGATGATGCTGAACTCTTTTCGGCCTGCAAGGGAAGAACCATATCGTTCGAGGGCTTTATAACCTACGGAGGCCTTTCGGGACGGGATCTTGAAAGCCTTGCGATAGGCCTTTACGAAGGAATCGATGAAAATCAGTTGCGCTACCGAATCGGCCAAATAGAGTATCTCGCCAGTCGTCTGGATGATGCGGGGATCACCTATCAGGCACCGGCCGGGGGGCACGGCATTTTTGTAGATGCAAAGGCCTTGTTGCCCCATATTCCCTATTATGAGTTCCCTGGTCAGGCGCTTGCGGTGGAGCTCTACAAAGAAGCCGGTATTCGAACATGCGATATAGGCTCGTACATGCTTGGCAACGATCCCGATACAGGTAAACAACTTCACGCAGAGTTTGAGTTCACCAGGCTCGCCATTCCCAGAAGGGTCTACACTCAAGCCCACATCGACGTAATGGCAGAAGCATTAATCGAGATAAAGAAGAGGGCAAATAGGGTAAAAGGCTACAAAATCACCTGGGAACCTCCCGTTTTGCGACATTTCCAGGCAAGCCTTAAGCCTCTTACATAAAAGTAATAATCGGGGCTTTCTCTACGAAGGCCCCGGTTCCGCCTTTCTTCTTAAACAATAAAAGGAGAAAAGAATGGATGACCAAAGTGCAGAAATTACCCGCGACAGCTTTAATACACGAATAGGTTTTATTCTTGCCTGTATCGGATCCGCCGTCGGGATGGCAAATTTATGGCTGTTTCCCTACCGAATCGGACAATTCGGTGGAGCCGCTTTTCTAATACCCTACTGCCTTTCCATTATCTTTATAGGCCTGGTGGGAGTCATTGGAGAAATGTCCTTCGGTCGGGCAATGAGAACAGGTCCATTGGGGTCCTTCAAAAAGGCATTTCTACGCAGAGGCAAAAAACATGGAGAGCTTTTGGGCCTTATACCGGTCATAGGCTCCCTCGGTATCGCCATTGGCTATGCAGTCGTCGTCGGTTGGATACTACGCTTTGTGGTGGGATCCATTACCGGAGCCGTGATCAATACAACAGACAGCGCAGTATATTTCGGCAAGATTGCAGGTCCGCTGGGAAGTATCGGCTGGCACTTTACCGGTTTGGCCTTAACCTTTGTAATTATGCTTATGGGAATTGCCAAAGGCATAGAAAAAGTGAATAAATTCATGATGCCTACCTTTTTCATTCTTTTTGTTCTTCTAGCGATTCGAGTCCTCACGCTTCCCGGATCAATCGAAGGCTATAGGTATCTTTTTATTCCTAAGTGGGAGCTTCTTGCAAAACCTAAAACCTGGGTATACGCCCTCGGCCAGGCATTCTTCTCTCTCTCTCTTGCAGGCTCCGGAACGGTAGTGTACGGAAGCTACCTAAAGAATACAGAAGATGTCGTCAGCTGCGCGAAAAACGTGGCCCTCTACGATACCATTGCTGCGCTGCTTGCTGCGATCGTAATTCTTCCCGCAGTCTTTGTCTTCCACCTCGATCCGACAGCAGGGCCCCCATTGATGTTCATCACCATGCCGAATGTCTTCAAGATGATGCCGATGGGCTACTTGTTTTCCATCATTTTTTTCGTTGCAGTACTCTTTGCCGGGATAAGCTCACTTATGAACCTGCTTGAAACCCCAGTCGAAGCAATCCAACAGCGATTCAAGGTATCAAGAGGTACGGCAATTGCCGTTGTCGCAATAATAAGTGCAAGCGCAGGACTCATCCTGGAGAATGGATCGACGTTGGGCACATGGATGGATATTGTATCAATTTATATTATACCTCTAGGCGCATTGCTTTCCGGAATCATGTTTTTCTGGGTCTGCGGGCCGGGATTCGCACGTCAGCAAGCCCAGACAGGCCGCAAAAAGCAAATCGGGAGATGGTTCGAACCGATGACAAAATATGTGTTCTGTGGTTTTACGATTCTTATTTATATTCTTGGTATTTTGTACGGCGGCATTGGTTGAGCGATAACCTCTCTTTCCACCGTCCACAGTGGAAAGAGAGGTAAAAAACATATGCCCGCCAAAACGACAACGCTTATTTTTAGCCATGTTGTACTTCCGTTAACAGCATGGTAGAATTAAAGTATTCTTCCATAGAAACAATGAATGAGAGAAAGCAGGCACTACTATGAACGATGCCATGAAAAAGCAGTACAGTATCATTGTCGAATTTCTGGGTAAAGCTTTGGGGCCGGACTATGAGGTGGTTCTCCATGATGTCGACGATCATATCAATTCCATTGTGGCAATCGCAAATGGTCATGTAAGCCATCGCACCGTTGGCGGGCCGATGACGAACTTTGGCCTCGAAGTCATATCAGAAGAACGGTATAAAAAAGAAGATTACAAGATAAACTATAATGGTATTTCAAAGGACCAAAGGATTTTAAGATCCTCCACCCTTTTCATCAAGGATGAAAAAAATGAGATTGTAGGACTTCTTTGTATCAATTTCGACGATAGACGATATAAAACGTTAAGCGAAAATATACTGAAGCTATGCCATCCGGATAAGCTCGTAGAACTGAATACGTCGTACGATTCCAGTACGATTGTCGATAATGCGGAAGAACGCTTTTACGGTTCAGCCGCCGAAGAAATCAGTAGTGTACTGGACAAATATCTTAGTGAAAACGGTATTCCCTCGGATCGATTATCGCAGGATGATCGTCTGCACGTCGTCGACATCCTCAATCAAAAAGGAATTTTCATGGTAAAGGGAGCGGTAAAAGAGGCGGCGAAGCAGCTTGCCTGTTCAGAACCCACCATATATCGCTATATCAACAAGGTAAATAATGAGTAACCTATATCTTCAAAAAACAACAGGTTGCATATGGTTCCCCCTTATGGAAGTTTAACTTCACTTCGCCAGGGGTAAGGAACCGGTAAGCCTGTTAACCGCTTGTTTTTTTCCTACAACAAGAAGCGCAAGATAACGAAGTGTATCCGAAGGGACCGCTGCCAATAATTTCGAATACTCCTGATAGTTCTTGCATCGCTGTGCCACATCGTTAAAGGCAACAAGATCAATATCATCATCATGCTCCGCGCTGTCCACCAGCTTGCGAAGCTGTTCTTTATCCGCTCCAAGAATGGGAATCGGAAGGCCGGTTATACCCGCATGCCTGCGTCCCGATAGGTCGACAAGGTCCTCACCGATAATTTCAGGATGCAATGCCCCAAGCGAGGCCCCAAGTACAGCAGCAGAATTAGCGATCAAGCCTAAGGGAAGAGTAGTATCTACAATGATGGCAGCTTTCATATGGTCTCCTTACCCGAAAAGTATGGAAGAAAGCAGCAATTTTGGCTTGTAAAAATGTGCGCTATATGCCCTTTTGGTATAATGAAGGGGTGGTGCCGGTATAAAGGCGGAAGGTTTTAACAAAATGGCTTTGATCGTAAAATTCGCAGGCTGCAGCTGTTTCCGCAACGGATAGACCCGTACGTAAGGCGGCCTTTGCCAACTCGATACGCCTATTCTGCCGAACAGCATGGGGACCTAAAGAATAACGCTGAGCATATTGCCGATACGCCTTGAAGCGGTTCTCAGATGTCGACCTGATGGCAACAGAGGCAAACTCCGAATCTGCATTCTTAGGAAAGGTGAGCCGATCCACATCCGGTAAGATTCTTTCGAAGCGCTGCAAGAGGGCTCCCAACATCCTACCAGCTTCAGTTCCCTTCGATGTATGCAGCATTTCCTGAAACTCCTGTGCACCGATCCGCCCCCAAAGGACACGGTCTGAATCAACCCCACACGCCTTCAACCACTTTTCGTCGCAGTAAAGAACGGCAAAGGCAAAAGGCG
This portion of the Sediminispirochaeta bajacaliforniensis DSM 16054 genome encodes:
- a CDS encoding helix-turn-helix transcriptional regulator, giving the protein MKKQYSIIVEFLGKALGPDYEVVLHDVDDHINSIVAIANGHVSHRTVGGPMTNFGLEVISEERYKKEDYKINYNGISKDQRILRSSTLFIKDEKNEIVGLLCINFDDRRYKTLSENILKLCHPDKLVELNTSYDSSTIVDNAEERFYGSAAEEISSVLDKYLSENGIPSDRLSQDDRLHVVDILNQKGIFMVKGAVKEAAKQLACSEPTIYRYINKVNNE
- a CDS encoding tryptophanase — protein: MAIKYLPEPFRIKMVETIKMLTPEEREQRIAEAKYNLFNLKGKDVYIDLLTDSGTNAMSQEQWAGVMKGDEAYAGSASYYKLIEAAQDITGYAYIQPVHQGRAAEKVLFGILMGKGQFSISNMHFDTTRAHVELTGARAIDCVVSDAMDPAKRAPFKGNMDVDKLESLIKKYGAEKVALVIMTVTNNSAGGQPVSMQNIRETASVCKKYNIKFCIDAARFAENAFFIKKREDGYGDASIKDITNEMFSYADMFTMSAKKDAIVNMGGLIGIKDDAELFSACKGRTISFEGFITYGGLSGRDLESLAIGLYEGIDENQLRYRIGQIEYLASRLDDAGITYQAPAGGHGIFVDAKALLPHIPYYEFPGQALAVELYKEAGIRTCDIGSYMLGNDPDTGKQLHAEFEFTRLAIPRRVYTQAHIDVMAEALIEIKKRANRVKGYKITWEPPVLRHFQASLKPLT
- a CDS encoding DUF2000 domain-containing protein, with the translated sequence MKAAIIVDTTLPLGLIANSAAVLGASLGALHPEIIGEDLVDLSGRRHAGITGLPIPILGADKEQLRKLVDSAEHDDDIDLVAFNDVAQRCKNYQEYSKLLAAVPSDTLRYLALLVVGKKQAVNRLTGSLPLAK
- a CDS encoding sodium-dependent transporter — translated: MDDQSAEITRDSFNTRIGFILACIGSAVGMANLWLFPYRIGQFGGAAFLIPYCLSIIFIGLVGVIGEMSFGRAMRTGPLGSFKKAFLRRGKKHGELLGLIPVIGSLGIAIGYAVVVGWILRFVVGSITGAVINTTDSAVYFGKIAGPLGSIGWHFTGLALTFVIMLMGIAKGIEKVNKFMMPTFFILFVLLAIRVLTLPGSIEGYRYLFIPKWELLAKPKTWVYALGQAFFSLSLAGSGTVVYGSYLKNTEDVVSCAKNVALYDTIAALLAAIVILPAVFVFHLDPTAGPPLMFITMPNVFKMMPMGYLFSIIFFVAVLFAGISSLMNLLETPVEAIQQRFKVSRGTAIAVVAIISASAGLILENGSTLGTWMDIVSIYIIPLGALLSGIMFFWVCGPGFARQQAQTGRKKQIGRWFEPMTKYVFCGFTILIYILGILYGGIG
- a CDS encoding RidA family protein, whose product is MIKPIVTEKAPPAIGPYSQAVETDTLIFVSGQLPINPATGCFASAEIKGQTQQSVENVRQVLQARGLDLDRVVKTTVFLSDMENFTSMNEVYRKMFAQEPVPARSAVEVSRLPKDALVEIEAIATKN
- a CDS encoding helix-turn-helix domain-containing protein, with translation MVKILRYCSDPVCELKWGRGEHAVRKHAHSLWSFSIVLSGRTQIELGRDQATLSAGSSVAIPSGVAHLCTPEKEPPFAFAVLYCDEKWLKACGVDSDRVLWGRIGAQEFQEMLHTSKGTEAGRMLGALLQRFERILPDVDRLTFPKNADSEFASVAIRSTSENRFKAYRQYAQRYSLGPHAVRQNRRIELAKAALRTGLSVAETAAACEFYDQSHFVKTFRLYTGTTPSLYQKGI